One Dysosmobacter welbionis DNA segment encodes these proteins:
- the spo0A gene encoding sporulation transcription factor Spo0A: MDIRRTVLLADANEEFRTLVRKIIDETEEFSVVGSVGDGTEALRLAREEAPDLILMDVVLPGLDGFGVLKQLREQEGKVPKVILISAFCSDSVVSEAVDLGASYFLTKPVEENALLDRMRALFSRGAPVEEHPAELKNLVTSVIHEIGVPAHIKGYQYLREAIMIAVDDMDVINAVTKVLYPEVAKRFSTTPSRVERAIRHAIEVAWDRGDLETLQKYFGYTVSNAKGKPTNSEFIAMIADRLVLEQRKDRRA; this comes from the coding sequence ATGGACATCAGAAGAACTGTATTGCTGGCAGATGCCAATGAGGAATTCCGCACCCTTGTGCGGAAGATCATAGACGAGACAGAGGAGTTTTCGGTGGTGGGGTCTGTGGGAGACGGGACGGAGGCCCTGCGCCTGGCGCGTGAGGAAGCGCCGGACCTGATTCTGATGGATGTGGTCCTGCCGGGGCTGGACGGCTTCGGCGTACTCAAGCAGCTGCGGGAGCAGGAGGGGAAGGTCCCCAAGGTTATCCTAATCTCCGCCTTCTGCAGCGACAGCGTGGTGTCGGAGGCTGTGGATCTGGGAGCCAGCTACTTTTTGACAAAGCCCGTGGAGGAGAACGCCCTGCTGGATCGGATGCGGGCGCTGTTCAGCCGGGGTGCCCCGGTGGAGGAACACCCGGCGGAGCTGAAGAATCTGGTGACCTCTGTTATCCATGAGATCGGTGTGCCCGCCCACATCAAGGGCTATCAGTACCTGCGGGAGGCCATCATGATCGCCGTGGACGACATGGATGTGATCAACGCCGTCACCAAGGTGCTGTATCCGGAGGTGGCCAAGCGGTTTTCCACCACGCCCTCCCGCGTGGAGCGGGCCATCCGCCACGCCATCGAGGTGGCCTGGGACCGGGGCGATCTGGAGACGCTGCAGAAGTATTTCGGCTACACCGTCTCCAATGCCAAGGGCAAGCCCACCAACAGCGAGTTCATCGCCATGATCGCCGACCGCCTGGTGCTGGAGCAGCGGAAGGACCGGAGAGCGTAA
- a CDS encoding DUF4180 domain-containing protein produces the protein MNIETIQAPRGAIAVLSGGKVQITDAGAALDLAMSVRYETGASRLAIDKRLVCSDFFILSTGVAGDILQKLMNYRFKAAIYGDYSHYASKPLRDFIRESNHGKDFFFVSTMKEAVQRLTDAE, from the coding sequence ATGAATATCGAAACCATACAAGCCCCGCGGGGCGCCATCGCAGTGCTCTCCGGCGGGAAGGTGCAGATCACGGACGCGGGTGCGGCCCTGGACCTGGCCATGTCCGTCCGGTATGAGACCGGCGCGTCCAGGCTGGCCATCGACAAGCGCCTGGTGTGCAGCGACTTTTTCATTCTCAGCACCGGCGTGGCGGGAGACATCCTGCAGAAGCTGATGAACTACCGGTTCAAGGCCGCCATTTACGGCGACTACTCCCACTACGCCAGCAAGCCGCTGCGGGACTTTATCCGCGAGTCCAATCATGGCAAAGACTTCTTTTTCGTGTCCACCATGAAGGAGGCCGTCCAGCGGCTGACAGACGCGGAGTGA
- a CDS encoding PadR family transcriptional regulator translates to MARGKFQTLTEQMFYILLCLRQERCGADVMAWVAEATGSRVAVGPGTLYNLLEQFLQAGYIRETKVEGRKRSYVLTPTGREALEAEARRLRQLTADYERLMESEGGAP, encoded by the coding sequence ATGGCCCGGGGAAAATTTCAGACCCTGACCGAGCAGATGTTCTACATTCTCCTGTGCCTGCGGCAGGAGCGGTGCGGCGCCGACGTGATGGCCTGGGTCGCAGAGGCCACGGGCAGCCGGGTGGCGGTGGGCCCGGGGACGCTGTACAACCTGCTGGAGCAGTTTTTGCAGGCTGGGTACATCCGGGAGACGAAGGTGGAGGGCCGGAAGCGGAGCTATGTGCTCACCCCCACTGGGCGGGAAGCCCTGGAGGCAGAGGCCCGGCGGCTGCGGCAGCTGACGGCGGATTATGAACGGCTGATGGAATCGGAAGGAGGCGCCCCATGA
- a CDS encoding sensor histidine kinase, which translates to MDTISKDKGRIWDSLQFKFGLSYILIIAGVLLLLNTYPLRVSQDLVFRSKATTLQSSVSVMVYSLSGLDRLTEENVSQAMAVVEETGLSRILVTDSAGKVLYDTRETNDALGEYSFYTEIVQALLGNDVFSSSYRDGAFRSRAASPVLYQNQIIGAVYAYEYDTEQAALLEGLQGNLLRLSAGIAVVVLCLSGLLSRALTRKIGQLLTAIREVREGAYSHRAEVPGRDEIAQLAQEFNSLTDRLQTTENARRRFVSDASHELKTPLAAIRLLTDSILQTENIDRETAREFVTDIGQEAERLSRITEDLLRLTRLDSNVLERPVVVDALPVLEQVMRMMSLVAQEKGTELTYRAEGTCTMLATRDEIHQIIYNLTDNAVKYTPPGSTVQVSLFREGDQVVLTVEDNGAGIPEEDLPRIFERFYRVDKARSRAAGGTGLGLAIVRDTVEKRGGTVEAANRPGGGAVFTVRWPWREGGGQT; encoded by the coding sequence TTGGATACTATTTCAAAGGATAAGGGCAGGATCTGGGACAGCCTGCAGTTCAAGTTCGGCCTGAGCTATATCCTGATTATCGCGGGCGTGCTGCTGCTGCTGAACACCTATCCGCTGCGGGTATCGCAGGATCTGGTGTTCCGCTCCAAGGCAACCACGCTCCAGAGCAGCGTGTCCGTGATGGTCTACTCCCTGTCCGGCCTGGACCGGCTGACCGAGGAGAATGTGTCCCAGGCCATGGCGGTGGTGGAGGAGACGGGCCTCAGCCGCATCCTGGTGACGGACAGTGCGGGCAAGGTCCTCTACGATACCCGGGAGACCAACGACGCCCTGGGGGAGTACAGCTTCTACACAGAGATCGTCCAGGCCCTGCTGGGGAACGACGTGTTCTCCAGCAGCTACCGGGACGGGGCCTTCCGCAGCCGGGCGGCCTCGCCGGTGCTGTACCAGAACCAGATCATCGGCGCCGTATACGCATACGAGTATGACACGGAGCAGGCCGCTCTGCTGGAGGGGCTGCAGGGCAATCTATTGCGGCTCTCCGCCGGCATCGCGGTGGTGGTGCTGTGTCTCAGCGGCCTGCTGTCCCGGGCGCTGACCCGGAAGATCGGCCAGCTGCTCACCGCCATCCGGGAGGTGCGGGAGGGCGCTTACAGCCACCGGGCGGAGGTGCCCGGACGCGACGAGATCGCCCAGCTGGCCCAGGAGTTCAACAGCTTGACGGACCGCCTCCAGACTACGGAGAACGCCCGCCGCCGCTTTGTGTCCGACGCCTCCCACGAGCTGAAAACGCCCCTGGCGGCCATCCGGCTGCTGACGGACTCCATCCTCCAGACGGAGAACATCGACCGGGAGACGGCCCGGGAATTTGTCACAGACATCGGGCAGGAGGCGGAGCGCCTCTCCCGTATCACAGAGGATCTGCTCCGCCTGACCCGGCTGGACAGCAACGTGCTGGAGCGGCCGGTGGTAGTGGACGCGCTGCCGGTGCTGGAGCAGGTGATGCGGATGATGAGCCTGGTGGCCCAGGAGAAGGGAACGGAACTGACCTATCGGGCGGAGGGGACCTGTACGATGCTGGCCACCCGGGATGAGATCCACCAGATCATCTATAATCTGACGGACAACGCCGTGAAGTACACGCCGCCGGGCAGCACGGTCCAGGTCTCCCTGTTTCGGGAGGGGGATCAGGTGGTGCTGACGGTGGAGGACAACGGCGCCGGCATCCCGGAAGAGGACCTGCCCCGGATCTTTGAGCGGTTCTATCGGGTGGACAAGGCACGGTCCCGCGCTGCCGGCGGCACGGGTCTGGGATTGGCCATCGTCAGGGACACGGTGGAAAAGCGGGGCGGCACTGTGGAGGCGGCCAACCGTCCTGGAGGCGGCGCAGTTTTCACCGTCCGCTGGCCCTGGCGGGAAGGAGGCGGCCAGACATGA
- a CDS encoding ComEA family DNA-binding protein, with the protein MSGRGRPTKSEIILLGLTAVFLCALAGLSLRDRQDRVPGVVIETEAEVPREEIAPDFPPVDLNTATAEELDTLPGIGESLARRIIAYREANGPFGSIEEIMEVSGIGEAKFAELEDRVTVDNGKGEVTNEDSGG; encoded by the coding sequence GTGAGTGGACGGGGAAGGCCGACAAAAAGTGAGATCATTCTGCTGGGGTTGACGGCGGTGTTCCTGTGCGCCCTGGCGGGCCTGTCTCTTCGGGATCGGCAGGATCGCGTCCCGGGCGTAGTCATCGAGACAGAGGCGGAGGTCCCCCGGGAGGAGATCGCCCCGGACTTCCCGCCGGTGGATCTGAACACCGCCACGGCGGAGGAGCTGGACACGCTGCCCGGCATCGGGGAGAGCCTGGCCCGCCGGATCATCGCGTACCGGGAGGCCAACGGCCCCTTCGGGAGCATTGAGGAGATCATGGAGGTGAGCGGGATCGGAGAGGCGAAATTCGCCGAGCTGGAGGACCGCGTCACTGTGGACAACGGCAAAGGAGAGGTGACAAATGAGGATTCTGGTGGTTGA
- a CDS encoding nitroreductase family protein — translation MDFAKLAAERYSLRKFSDRPVEAEKLSAVLEAGRNAPTAHNLQPQRIFVLQSSEALEKVDGCTGAHFHPPVMLLVAYDPEAAWKREDDGKNHGEIDAAIAVTQMMLQAADLGLGTTYVGMFDPEKLHAAFPELAGLTPIALLPMGYPAEGAHPSRLHTDRKPLEELVRYL, via the coding sequence ATGGATTTTGCGAAACTGGCCGCGGAGCGCTATTCTCTGCGGAAATTCAGCGACCGCCCCGTGGAGGCGGAGAAGCTCTCCGCCGTGCTGGAGGCCGGCCGCAATGCCCCCACTGCCCATAACCTCCAGCCCCAGCGCATCTTTGTGCTCCAGAGCTCGGAGGCGCTGGAAAAGGTGGACGGCTGCACCGGCGCTCACTTCCATCCGCCGGTGATGCTGCTGGTGGCATACGACCCGGAGGCCGCCTGGAAGCGGGAGGACGACGGCAAGAACCACGGCGAGATTGACGCGGCCATCGCCGTCACCCAGATGATGCTCCAGGCCGCGGACCTGGGCCTCGGCACCACCTATGTGGGCATGTTCGACCCGGAGAAGCTCCACGCCGCATTCCCGGAGCTGGCGGGGCTGACACCCATCGCCCTGCTGCCTATGGGCTATCCGGCGGAGGGCGCCCATCCCTCCCGCCTGCACACGGACCGCAAGCCCCTGGAAGAGCTGGTGCGGTATCTGTGA
- a CDS encoding glycosyltransferase, with the protein MKIVLVIDQFDDANNGTTISARRFAQALKNHGNEVRVIATGKPADYKYAVRQMRFFPVVEHLITSQGMRLAIPNRHVFEKAAAWADVVHFMMPSPLGIMGLKHVEKLGIPHTAAFHCQPENITFTLHMGNSRRVNDFVYNRFRDTFFNRFTHIHCPSNMIANQLRQHGYTARLHVISNGISPEYIYGKREKEPWMQGLFNVLMVGRYAGEKRQDELIDACAKSRHAREIQVILAGKGPLEKKYRRLAEKLPNPIVMEFYEPARLLEILHMADLYVHTSDAEIEAMSCMEAFACGLVPVIADSPRSATPQFALDERSLFPAGDTDALAQRIDWWIEHPEERQAMERRYAEHARQYSLEESIRQTEEMFRQAIAEQRGAKA; encoded by the coding sequence ATGAAGATCGTTTTGGTCATCGACCAGTTTGACGACGCGAACAACGGCACCACCATCAGCGCACGGCGTTTTGCCCAGGCGCTGAAGAACCACGGCAACGAGGTGCGGGTCATCGCCACCGGCAAGCCCGCGGACTACAAGTACGCCGTGCGGCAGATGAGGTTCTTTCCAGTGGTGGAGCATCTCATCACCAGCCAGGGGATGCGGCTGGCCATCCCCAACCGCCATGTGTTTGAAAAGGCGGCGGCCTGGGCGGACGTGGTGCATTTCATGATGCCGTCGCCCCTGGGCATCATGGGCCTGAAGCATGTGGAAAAGCTGGGCATCCCTCACACGGCGGCCTTCCACTGCCAGCCGGAGAACATCACCTTCACCCTGCACATGGGCAACAGCAGGCGCGTCAACGACTTTGTATACAACCGCTTCCGGGATACGTTCTTCAACCGGTTCACCCACATCCACTGCCCCAGCAATATGATTGCGAACCAGCTCCGCCAACACGGCTACACCGCCCGGCTCCACGTGATCTCCAACGGCATCAGCCCGGAGTACATCTACGGCAAGCGGGAAAAGGAACCCTGGATGCAGGGCCTCTTCAATGTGCTGATGGTGGGCCGCTACGCCGGGGAAAAGCGTCAGGATGAGCTGATCGACGCCTGCGCCAAGTCCCGCCACGCCCGGGAGATCCAGGTGATCCTGGCGGGAAAGGGTCCGCTGGAGAAAAAATACCGCCGTCTGGCGGAGAAGCTCCCCAATCCCATCGTCATGGAGTTCTATGAGCCTGCCCGCCTGCTGGAGATCCTCCACATGGCGGATCTGTACGTCCACACCTCCGACGCGGAGATCGAGGCTATGAGCTGTATGGAGGCATTTGCCTGCGGCTTGGTGCCGGTGATCGCCGATTCCCCCCGGTCCGCCACGCCCCAGTTCGCCCTGGATGAGCGGAGCCTGTTCCCGGCCGGGGACACAGACGCGCTGGCCCAGCGGATCGACTGGTGGATCGAGCACCCGGAGGAGCGGCAGGCAATGGAGCGCCGCTATGCCGAACACGCCAGACAGTACTCTCTGGAGGAGTCCATCCGCCAGACGGAGGAGATGTTCCGTCAGGCCATTGCGGAGCAGCGGGGGGCGAAAGCCTAA
- a CDS encoding response regulator transcription factor, with the protein MRILVVDDEKLLVKGVKFNLENEGYEVECAYDGASAVELARNGRFDLIILDVMMPELDGQEACMRIREFSNVPIIMLTAKSEDADKLMGFECGADDYVTKPFNILELKARVRALLRRAAGTQRNRGAVLTAGDLSLNTEERVAIRDGKTVDLTAKEYDLIELLMRNPRRVYSRENLMNVVWGYAYAGDYRTVDVHIRRLREKLEKNPAEPEYIMTKWGVGYYFKG; encoded by the coding sequence ATGAGGATTCTGGTGGTTGATGACGAAAAGCTGCTGGTCAAAGGCGTGAAATTCAATCTGGAGAACGAGGGGTACGAGGTGGAGTGTGCCTATGACGGTGCCTCCGCCGTGGAGCTGGCCCGCAACGGCCGCTTCGATCTCATCATTCTGGATGTGATGATGCCGGAGCTGGACGGGCAGGAGGCATGTATGCGGATCCGGGAGTTCTCCAATGTGCCCATCATCATGCTCACCGCCAAGAGCGAGGACGCGGACAAGCTGATGGGCTTTGAGTGCGGAGCGGATGACTATGTTACAAAACCCTTCAACATTCTGGAGCTGAAGGCCCGGGTTCGGGCGCTGCTGCGGCGGGCCGCCGGCACGCAGCGGAACCGGGGCGCCGTCCTGACCGCGGGGGACTTGTCCCTGAACACGGAGGAGCGGGTGGCCATCCGGGATGGAAAGACCGTGGATCTGACCGCCAAGGAGTACGATCTGATCGAGCTGCTGATGCGCAATCCCCGGCGGGTGTACAGCCGGGAGAATCTGATGAACGTGGTGTGGGGCTATGCCTACGCCGGGGACTACCGGACGGTGGATGTCCACATCCGCCGCCTGCGGGAGAAGCTGGAGAAGAACCCGGCGGAGCCGGAGTATATTATGACCAAGTGGGGAGTTGGATACTATTTCAAAGGATAA
- a CDS encoding TIGR03905 family TSCPD domain-containing protein, with product MTYTFRPRGVCSQEMRVEVDDAGIIQKMEVLGGCSGNLQGISALVVGMPAQEAIHRLKGIRCGAKSTSCPDQFACGLESALAKQK from the coding sequence ATGACGTATACGTTCCGTCCCCGGGGCGTCTGCTCCCAGGAGATGCGCGTGGAGGTGGATGACGCCGGCATCATCCAGAAGATGGAGGTCCTGGGCGGCTGCAGCGGCAACCTCCAGGGGATTTCCGCCCTGGTGGTGGGGATGCCTGCCCAGGAGGCGATCCACCGTTTGAAGGGCATCCGCTGCGGTGCCAAGAGCACCTCCTGCCCAGACCAGTTCGCCTGCGGGCTGGAGTCCGCCCTGGCCAAACAGAAATAA
- a CDS encoding nitroreductase family protein, whose translation MDLFEAMEHRHAVRSYEDRPIAPEAREALLACIAQCNRESGLHIQLVLDEPRGFGGLPAHYGKFSGVKNYIALIGKKSPNLEEACGYYGEKIVLRAQQLGLNTCWVAMTYSKVKTAFQIAPGEKLCLVIAVGHGTTQGAGHPVKQPEEVSKADSPVPDWFQRGVRAALLAPTAMNQQKFTFTLQGGSVAAKAGTGFYTKVDLGIAKYHFEIGAGTAQFRWAP comes from the coding sequence ATGGATTTGTTCGAGGCCATGGAGCACCGGCATGCGGTCCGCTCCTACGAGGACCGGCCCATCGCGCCGGAGGCGAGAGAAGCACTGCTGGCGTGCATCGCCCAGTGCAACCGGGAGAGCGGGCTTCACATCCAGCTTGTTCTGGATGAGCCCAGAGGATTCGGAGGGCTTCCGGCCCACTACGGGAAGTTCTCCGGCGTAAAAAACTACATCGCGCTGATCGGAAAGAAGTCCCCGAACCTGGAGGAAGCCTGCGGGTACTACGGGGAGAAGATCGTACTGCGGGCCCAGCAGCTGGGTCTCAACACCTGCTGGGTCGCCATGACGTACAGCAAGGTCAAGACCGCCTTTCAGATCGCCCCGGGCGAGAAGCTCTGCCTGGTGATCGCGGTGGGCCACGGCACCACCCAGGGCGCCGGACACCCGGTCAAGCAGCCGGAAGAGGTGTCCAAGGCGGATTCCCCTGTGCCGGACTGGTTCCAGCGGGGCGTGCGGGCGGCGCTGCTGGCGCCCACAGCCATGAACCAGCAGAAATTTACCTTCACGCTTCAAGGCGGCAGCGTGGCCGCGAAAGCCGGAACCGGCTTTTACACCAAGGTGGACCTGGGCATTGCCAAATACCATTTTGAAATCGGGGCGGGGACCGCGCAGTTCCGCTGGGCTCCCTGA
- a CDS encoding GerMN domain-containing protein: protein MKKRWIAVLLCAALLAAFGWGQPRISGEGETYDLYFLEADLSDAPGGDALRAEPLYIESGEVRDTRELAEYLVTELLAGPEDAALTSAIPEETTLLSLELDGTRAKVDLSSRYRLLSGVALALADYAITLTLTQLPEISAVSVTVRGQPLAYRDRQIFTARDVLFSSNEDVIDTLNATLYFLDETGGLTPVEMTLDLYEGDTQAGAVVKALLEGTEEKDWLSAIPEGFQVTSVRLEESTCYVDLPTAALPGLPEEADLSLALRALADSLLSLRAVEEVRYLVDGEFASAYGGAAVLEPYLSAA from the coding sequence ATGAAAAAGCGATGGATTGCCGTGCTGCTGTGCGCCGCCCTTCTGGCGGCCTTCGGCTGGGGACAGCCCCGCATTTCCGGCGAGGGCGAGACATACGACCTCTATTTCCTGGAGGCGGATCTGTCCGACGCCCCTGGCGGCGATGCCCTGCGGGCGGAGCCGCTGTACATCGAGTCGGGCGAGGTGCGGGACACCCGGGAGCTGGCGGAGTATCTGGTGACGGAGCTGCTGGCGGGACCGGAGGACGCCGCCCTCACCAGCGCCATTCCAGAGGAGACTACCCTGCTGTCCCTGGAGCTGGATGGTACCCGGGCCAAGGTGGACCTCTCCTCCCGCTACCGGCTGCTCTCCGGCGTGGCGCTGGCCTTGGCAGACTATGCCATCACCCTGACGCTGACCCAGCTGCCGGAGATCTCCGCTGTCAGCGTGACGGTCCGGGGCCAGCCGCTGGCCTACCGGGACCGGCAGATCTTCACAGCCAGGGATGTCCTGTTTTCCAGCAACGAGGATGTGATCGACACGCTGAACGCCACCCTGTACTTTCTGGATGAGACCGGCGGCCTGACGCCGGTGGAGATGACACTGGACCTGTACGAGGGGGACACGCAGGCCGGGGCCGTGGTCAAGGCCCTGCTGGAGGGGACGGAGGAAAAGGACTGGCTCTCCGCCATTCCGGAGGGATTCCAGGTGACTTCCGTCCGGCTGGAAGAGAGCACGTGCTATGTAGACCTGCCCACGGCGGCTCTGCCGGGTCTGCCGGAGGAGGCGGATCTGTCCCTGGCCCTCCGGGCACTGGCGGACTCCCTGCTGTCCCTGCGGGCAGTGGAAGAGGTGCGGTATCTGGTGGACGGTGAGTTCGCCTCCGCCTACGGCGGCGCCGCTGTGCTGGAGCCTTATCTCAGCGCAGCTTGA
- a CDS encoding D-alanyl-D-alanine carboxypeptidase family protein, giving the protein MKTHRFFSVFLLLILAVSLLTGPASAAEVPDPAIQAKAALLVDANTGRMVYGKNEHEELYPASLTKIMTALLTLEAVDSGQLSMDQPITVTESALEGLAADGSTAGIRAGEVLTVEQLLECMLIVSANEACNILAEQVSGSVDAFVGAMNEKAAALGCENTHFVNTTGLHDSQHYTSAWDLYLITAEALKHDDFLRICDMKSATIPATNLSEERVLHSTNYLISNWRALGYLDSRAHGVKTGSTSDAGHCLVSTAAEGSLSFISVVLGAESVTLPSGGTQVQSFSETSRLFDWGFENFSYQTVLEEAELVKEVSVALSKVDHVSVHPAADVELLLPKGTDPASLERTLDLESPVDAPVTEGQVLGTLSLSLEGEVLTTVDLLASHDVEASGLLLFWRNVRNFFSSTAVKVVGIALLVLAAALIVWKLTVGRRRYRYGRSVPRRRGGGYRGRRRH; this is encoded by the coding sequence ATGAAAACACACCGCTTTTTCTCTGTTTTTTTGCTGCTGATCCTGGCGGTCTCCCTGCTGACAGGTCCTGCCTCCGCCGCAGAGGTGCCTGACCCCGCCATCCAGGCCAAGGCTGCCCTGCTGGTGGACGCCAACACCGGCCGCATGGTCTATGGAAAGAACGAGCACGAGGAGCTCTATCCCGCCAGTCTCACCAAGATCATGACCGCTCTGCTGACGCTGGAGGCAGTGGACAGCGGGCAGCTGTCCATGGACCAGCCAATCACTGTTACGGAGAGCGCCCTGGAGGGGCTGGCGGCGGATGGCAGCACCGCCGGCATCCGGGCCGGGGAGGTGCTGACGGTGGAGCAGCTGCTGGAGTGTATGCTGATCGTCTCCGCCAACGAGGCGTGCAACATTCTGGCGGAGCAGGTCAGCGGCAGCGTGGACGCCTTCGTGGGCGCCATGAATGAAAAGGCTGCGGCTCTGGGGTGTGAGAACACCCACTTCGTCAACACCACCGGCCTGCATGACAGCCAGCACTACACCTCCGCCTGGGACTTGTACCTCATCACAGCGGAGGCCCTGAAGCATGACGACTTCCTGCGGATCTGCGATATGAAGAGCGCCACCATCCCCGCCACCAATCTCAGCGAGGAGCGGGTGCTCCACTCCACCAACTACCTGATCTCCAACTGGCGGGCCTTGGGATATCTGGACAGCCGGGCCCACGGCGTCAAGACCGGCTCCACCTCCGATGCCGGCCACTGCCTGGTATCCACTGCCGCGGAGGGCAGCCTCTCCTTCATCAGCGTGGTGCTGGGGGCCGAATCCGTGACCTTGCCCAGCGGCGGCACCCAGGTCCAGAGCTTTTCCGAGACCTCCCGTCTCTTCGACTGGGGTTTTGAGAACTTCTCCTATCAGACGGTGCTGGAGGAGGCTGAGCTGGTGAAGGAGGTCAGCGTGGCGCTGTCCAAGGTGGACCATGTGTCCGTCCATCCGGCGGCGGATGTGGAGCTGTTGCTGCCCAAGGGCACTGATCCCGCCTCTCTGGAGCGGACGCTGGACCTGGAGAGTCCTGTGGACGCTCCGGTCACCGAGGGGCAGGTGCTTGGCACTCTCTCCCTCTCTCTGGAGGGAGAGGTGTTGACCACGGTGGACCTGCTGGCCTCCCATGATGTGGAGGCCTCCGGCCTGCTGCTGTTTTGGCGGAACGTGCGGAACTTCTTCAGTTCCACCGCGGTGAAGGTGGTTGGCATCGCGTTGCTGGTGCTGGCGGCGGCGCTGATCGTCTGGAAGCTGACGGTAGGCCGCCGGCGCTACCGGTACGGCCGTAGCGTACCCCGCCGCCGCGGGGGCGGCTACCGGGGCCGGAGGCGGCATTGA
- a CDS encoding DUF2812 domain-containing protein: protein MKHTKREWMPLYSFLDRKRVTDHLADMAARGWMLDRLGTWSWHYRRTEPKQLRFAVTFFAGAGRFSPAPAAGLDTFQDYCAQAGWHRAASSDQVQVFYSEDPAAVPIDTDPAAELENIRRSIGKPMIRNYLALLLLCLLEVAFQCYQIWTDPVDTLASPTALLAATAYLPLLVLTLASLLLYRRWQWRAEAAVEAGLPLPDLRSARGLGILVLMWSGLLIAGLFASISRSTGMVILTIGMVLFFALVYFLANAARKALQRLRCPPWANLLVIVGICIAMFAGGTTGLFALMIRNAGSGWLEDHPPVETYTAHGMTWSVYADPIPCGWRT from the coding sequence ATGAAGCACACAAAGCGGGAGTGGATGCCCCTGTACAGCTTTTTGGACCGGAAGCGGGTCACAGACCATCTGGCAGACATGGCCGCCAGGGGCTGGATGCTGGACCGGCTGGGGACCTGGTCCTGGCACTACCGGCGGACAGAGCCGAAGCAGCTCCGGTTCGCCGTCACCTTTTTCGCCGGGGCCGGGCGGTTCTCTCCCGCTCCGGCGGCGGGGCTGGACACCTTTCAGGACTACTGCGCCCAAGCCGGGTGGCACCGGGCGGCCAGCTCCGACCAGGTACAAGTGTTTTACAGCGAGGATCCGGCGGCCGTTCCCATCGACACCGACCCGGCGGCGGAGCTGGAGAACATCCGACGGAGCATTGGAAAGCCCATGATACGCAATTACCTGGCGCTGCTGCTCCTCTGTCTGCTGGAAGTGGCGTTTCAATGCTACCAGATTTGGACGGATCCCGTGGACACCCTGGCCAGTCCCACTGCCCTACTGGCGGCCACAGCCTACCTGCCCCTGCTGGTGCTGACGCTGGCAAGCCTGCTGCTCTACCGCCGCTGGCAGTGGCGGGCCGAGGCCGCCGTCGAGGCGGGGCTGCCCCTGCCGGACCTGCGGAGTGCCCGGGGACTTGGCATTCTGGTGTTGATGTGGTCCGGACTCCTGATTGCAGGCTTGTTTGCCTCCATAAGCCGGTCCACCGGGATGGTCATACTGACCATCGGGATGGTATTGTTTTTCGCACTGGTCTATTTTCTGGCCAACGCCGCCCGGAAGGCTCTCCAACGGCTGCGGTGCCCGCCCTGGGCCAACCTCCTGGTAATCGTAGGAATCTGCATCGCCATGTTTGCGGGCGGGACAACAGGTCTGTTCGCCCTCATGATACGCAATGCCGGTTCCGGCTGGTTGGAGGACCATCCGCCGGTGGAGACCTACACCGCCCACGGCATGACTTGGTCCGTCTACGCCGATCCCATCCCCTGCGGGTGGAGGACCTGA
- a CDS encoding cell wall hydrolase, which yields MAYSDRELLARLIQCEAGGEGEDGMKAVAGVVMNRVHAKGGEYARVGQGSIRNIIFQPYQFVCASETEGGAYNPQNIYNMRPEQIHYDIADWAIAGNRLPDVADSLWFYNPFGPTCRSFFPSKVGYWQTRIGDHCFYNPTDAYYQT from the coding sequence ATGGCTTATTCCGACCGGGAGCTGCTGGCGCGCCTGATCCAGTGCGAGGCGGGCGGAGAGGGTGAAGACGGCATGAAGGCGGTGGCCGGTGTTGTAATGAACCGGGTCCACGCCAAGGGCGGGGAGTATGCCCGGGTCGGGCAGGGCAGCATCCGCAATATCATCTTTCAGCCCTATCAGTTCGTCTGCGCCAGCGAGACGGAGGGCGGCGCCTACAACCCCCAGAATATCTACAACATGAGACCCGAACAGATCCACTATGACATCGCCGACTGGGCCATCGCGGGCAACCGCCTGCCGGATGTGGCGGATTCCCTGTGGTTTTACAACCCCTTCGGCCCCACCTGCCGGTCCTTCTTTCCCTCGAAGGTGGGATACTGGCAGACCCGGATCGGCGACCACTGCTTCTATAATCCCACAGACGCGTATTATCAGACTTGA